DNA from Mycobacterium sp. SMC-8:
AGAGTCGGACGTCGTCGAGTGTCGCTGCCACCAGCGCGTCGCGGTAGTCGTCGCCGGCTGCACTCTCGCGCGTGGCGATGAATCTCGTACCCAGATAGGCGAAGTCGGCGCCGAGGATCTGGGCGGCGAGTATTGCGCGACCATCGCTGATCCCGCCTGCCAGCACGACCGGTCCGTCGAAATTCTCCCGGATCGCGCGGACGAACGCGAAAGGGTTGGCCGATCCGGTCTGGCCTCCCGCACCGGCGGTCAGCAGCACCAGCCCGTCGGCGCCGGCATCCAGCGCCCGCCAGGCGTGTTCGAGGCTCGCGACATCGGCGAAGACCCTGGCTCCCGCGTCGTGCAGGGGTTCGATGACCGGGGCGGGGCTGCCCACGCTGGTGATGACCAACTCCACTGCGTGGTCTATGAGAACGGCGAGGTCGTCGTCCCGTCTGGGGTTGCTGCGGTGTACCACGAGGTTGGGCGCGACCGGGGCCGCGTCGGCGGCGAGTTCGGACTGCGCCCGGGACAACCAGTCGTCGAGTTCCCGAGTGGTCGCGGCGTTGTGCGTGGGGAAGGACCCGATCACCCCGCTGCGGCAGGCCGCGATGACCAGCTCGGGGGTGGAGACGCTGGTCATCGGCGCGGCGATCGCCGGCAGCCTGAGGCGTCCTGCCCAAGGCAGGTTCCGGGAGGGAATGGGCACATGCACCTCGACTCTTGCGGACGTAGTGAATTCAAAATAACTAACGGCGGTGGACGGGTCAATGTCGCAACCACCGCGCAACCCGGGCGATTGGCCTGAAAGTCCTGCTCAAGGATCTCGGCCCATACCGATTGACAAAGTGACCCACGTCACCAATGATGGTGTCAGTTAGTAAACCGGTAACCGCATCGACGCGTCCCGGGAGGAGTGAGTCATAGAAATCAGCGTGGTACCAGGGAACGTCGGTTTCGCCGAGATGGCGGACCGCCTGGCCGATGCGAGCGCGGTCTCACACCGGATGATGACGGTGACGGCCGCGCGGGCCGGTCGGGATCTGGGCGGCATGTTGGATGCTCTGGCCCTGCTGCGGGAGAACACCGCGGTGCCGGACGTCCTCCAGCAAGCCGGCCTGGAGATTTGCCGCACAGCGGTTTTCGAGTGGGTCATCGTTTCGCGAGTCGCCGGATCGACATGGCAGCCTGTGGTGCGCTACCAGATGGGCGCCGACGGCCGCGTCAC
Protein-coding regions in this window:
- a CDS encoding nitronate monooxygenase family protein, encoding MTSVSTPELVIAACRSGVIGSFPTHNAATTRELDDWLSRAQSELAADAAPVAPNLVVHRSNPRRDDDLAVLIDHAVELVITSVGSPAPVIEPLHDAGARVFADVASLEHAWRALDAGADGLVLLTAGAGGQTGSANPFAFVRAIRENFDGPVVLAGGISDGRAILAAQILGADFAYLGTRFIATRESAAGDDYRDALVAATLDDVRLSDRVGGIPASLLSCWLDAQSASGSDEVGSGFTQEQLLTNRDAWSAGHSVSGVHSVVDVAALVEELLAGYTTARRELKIMIDG